A genomic segment from Phragmites australis chromosome 6, lpPhrAust1.1, whole genome shotgun sequence encodes:
- the LOC133922866 gene encoding RING-H2 finger protein ATL79-like: protein MAMAPQEHDQHHAHRPEPNNTQGASTIATNKWGPYSGAGDFASNMAVILTALLAALALALALNAAVRYLLRRGRGRHGGEGSRERDNANADPEKPAVAEPEAPPALVYSAAGTKLAGAAAECAICLAEFVDGDAVRVMPACGHGFHARCIERWLAGGRRSSCPTCRAPAAAPATAAGASQAEAAAS, encoded by the coding sequence ATGGCGATGGCACCGCAGGAGCACGACCAGCATCATGCCCACCGCCCGGAGCCCAACAACACCCAGGGCGCGAGCACCATCGCCACCAACAAGTGGGGGCCCTACTCGGGCGCCGGCGACTTCGCCAGCAACATGGCAGTCATCCTCACTGCCCTGCTCGCCGCGCTCGCGCTGGCCCTAGCGCTCAACGCCGCTGTGCGCTACCTGCTCCGCCGCGGCCGAGGCCGGCACGGCGGCGAGGGATCCAGGGAGAGGGACAACGCCAACGCGGACCCTGAGAAGCCGGCCGTGGCGGAGCCCGAGGCGCCCCCCGCCCTGGTGTACTCGGCGGCTGGGACGAAGCTGGCGGGTGCCGCGGCGGAGTGCGCGATATGCCTGGCCGAGTTCGTGGACGGGGACGCCGTGCGCGTCATGCCGGCCTGCGGGCACGGCTTCCACGCGCGCTGCATCGAGCGGTGGCTCGCCGGAGGACGCCGCTCGTCCTGCCCGACCTGCCGCGCGCCGGCTGCAGCGCCGGCCACCGCCGCAGGAGCTAGCCAGGCTGAGGCCGCCGCATCTTGA